The following are encoded together in the Anaerostipes caccae L1-92 genome:
- a CDS encoding FeoB-associated Cys-rich membrane protein, translated as MSLTDGVILILAAGIVLFVLWRFISRIRRGETGCGCGCDGCSKSCASRQKEDSK; from the coding sequence ATGAGTTTAACAGACGGAGTTATCCTGATTTTAGCGGCGGGAATCGTTCTTTTTGTGCTGTGGAGATTTATTTCACGTATCCGCAGGGGAGAAACGGGGTGCGGCTGCGGATGTGACGGCTGCTCTAAATCCTGTGCATCCAGACAAAAAGAAGACTCAAAGTAA